One Actinomadura viridis genomic region harbors:
- a CDS encoding 5-methyltetrahydropteroyltriglutamate--homocysteine S-methyltransferase, which produces MALQETPIPPFRADHVGSLLRPPELLRARADHAAGRIDGERLRAAEDEAVRSVVAAQREVGLRSATDGEFRRTSWHMDFIYRLGGISPADEEIKVRFHRANGDIEFTTAALRVHDRIGLRETVFGEDFAFLRDLTEGTGVTPKLTVPSPNMVHYRGGAASIDPAVYPDVEEFWSDLAAAYAEQVRRLGELGCRYLQFDDTSLAYLNDPDQRAMISARGDDADHLHLRYIQQINGALAGRPEGMRVTTHMCRGNFRSAWTAAGGYDFVAEALFGELEVDGFFLEYDDERSGGFAPLRFVPAGKMVVLGLVTTKSGVLESKDDLKRRIDEASRYVPLEQLCLSPQCGFSSTVEGNELTREEQLAKLRLIVETAEEVWG; this is translated from the coding sequence ATGGCCTTGCAAGAGACACCGATCCCACCCTTCCGCGCGGACCACGTCGGGAGCCTGCTGCGGCCCCCGGAGCTGCTGCGGGCCCGCGCCGACCACGCGGCCGGGCGGATCGACGGCGAGCGGCTGCGCGCGGCCGAGGACGAGGCCGTGCGGTCGGTCGTGGCCGCGCAGCGGGAGGTGGGGCTGCGGTCGGCGACCGACGGGGAGTTCCGCCGCACGTCCTGGCACATGGACTTCATCTACCGGCTGGGCGGGATCAGCCCCGCCGACGAGGAGATCAAGGTGCGGTTCCACCGCGCCAACGGGGACATCGAGTTCACCACCGCCGCGCTCAGGGTGCACGACCGGATCGGCCTCCGGGAGACGGTCTTCGGTGAGGACTTCGCCTTCCTGCGGGACCTCACCGAGGGGACGGGCGTGACGCCCAAGCTCACCGTCCCGTCGCCCAACATGGTCCACTACCGCGGCGGCGCCGCCTCGATCGACCCGGCGGTGTACCCCGACGTCGAGGAGTTCTGGTCGGACCTGGCCGCCGCGTACGCCGAGCAGGTCCGCCGGCTCGGCGAGCTGGGCTGCCGCTACCTTCAGTTCGACGACACCAGCCTGGCCTACCTCAACGACCCCGACCAGCGCGCGATGATCAGCGCCCGCGGCGACGACGCCGATCACCTGCACCTGCGCTACATCCAGCAGATCAACGGGGCGCTGGCCGGGCGGCCCGAGGGGATGCGGGTCACCACCCACATGTGCCGGGGCAACTTCCGGTCGGCGTGGACGGCGGCGGGCGGCTACGACTTCGTGGCCGAGGCGCTGTTCGGCGAGCTGGAGGTGGACGGGTTCTTCCTGGAGTACGACGACGAGCGGTCGGGCGGGTTCGCGCCGCTGCGGTTCGTGCCCGCGGGCAAGATGGTCGTGCTCGGCCTGGTCACGACCAAGAGCGGCGTCCTGGAGAGCAAGGACGACCTCAAGCGCCGGATCGACGAGGCGAGCCGGTACGTGCCGCTGGAGCAGCTGTGCCTGTCGCCGCAGTGCGGTTTCTCCTCCACCGTCGAGGGCAACGAGCTCACCCGCGAGGAGCAGCTGGCCAAGCTGCGGCTGATCGTGGAGACCGCCGAGGAGGTGTGGGGCTGA
- a CDS encoding branched-chain amino acid ABC transporter permease yields the protein MALAATLDEGRLSVFILLGLAAMVTVGVSLLMGYAGQVSLGQAAFYAVGGYTAGLMSVHGLPPVLGLAAAPLVAALFAVVIGIPLLRLRGHHLAFATLATQLILLSLAGELEFLGGSIGLQGIPRFGAGPLELGGDRGYAFLTWAAVAVVVLVARNVIESRAGRGLRALATSEIAAESAGVAVGRAKLAVFALSAAFAGLAGGIYAFYVGYIAPGSFPVLLSIEYVVMAVVGGLGTIWGALAGATAIVLLVQLLNNIGTMEGMPSYAPSVLSYAVYSILLIAAVLFLPGGLVPAVRDRLAARGTKAA from the coding sequence ATGGCGCTTGCGGCGACGCTGGATGAGGGCCGGTTGTCGGTGTTCATCCTGCTGGGCCTGGCGGCGATGGTCACGGTCGGGGTGTCCCTGCTCATGGGGTACGCGGGGCAGGTGTCGCTGGGGCAGGCGGCCTTCTACGCGGTGGGCGGGTACACGGCCGGGCTGATGAGCGTGCACGGGTTGCCGCCGGTGCTCGGGCTCGCCGCGGCGCCGCTGGTCGCGGCGCTGTTCGCGGTGGTCATCGGGATCCCGCTGCTGAGGTTGCGCGGACACCATCTGGCGTTCGCGACGCTCGCGACGCAGCTGATCCTGCTGTCGCTCGCGGGCGAGCTGGAGTTCCTGGGCGGCAGCATCGGGTTGCAGGGCATCCCGCGGTTCGGCGCCGGGCCGCTGGAGCTGGGCGGTGACCGCGGCTACGCGTTCCTGACCTGGGCGGCGGTGGCGGTGGTGGTCCTGGTGGCGCGGAACGTGATCGAGTCCCGGGCGGGGCGGGGCCTGCGGGCGCTGGCGACCAGCGAGATCGCGGCCGAGTCGGCGGGGGTGGCCGTGGGGCGCGCCAAGCTGGCGGTGTTCGCGCTGTCGGCCGCTTTCGCCGGCCTGGCCGGGGGCATCTACGCCTTCTACGTCGGCTACATCGCGCCCGGTTCGTTCCCCGTCCTGCTGTCCATCGAGTACGTGGTGATGGCCGTGGTGGGCGGGCTGGGCACGATCTGGGGCGCGCTGGCCGGCGCCACCGCGATCGTCCTGCTGGTCCAGCTGCTCAACAACATCGGCACGATGGAGGGAATGCCCAGCTACGCGCCGAGCGTGCTGTCGTACGCGGTCTACTCGATCCTGCTGATCGCCGCCGTACTGTTCCTGCCCGGCGGCCTGGTGCCGGCGGTGCGGGACCGGCTGGCCGCGCGGGGAACGAAGGCGGCCTGA
- a CDS encoding branched-chain amino acid ABC transporter permease, with amino-acid sequence MSAFLSYLINGLAVGCGFALIGSGLVAVHRVTRVVNFAQGMFAVVAGLSAASFLNAGLPHGVAEVAAVAVAVGAGLLVGLLAIGRRGTDPLSALIITLGIGILAYAVEVMIWGDQPRSFPGLGGAFTLAGATVQKQYLLVIGVTAVTFTALGLFFGRTYAGKGLTACASNPYAAQVIGIDVRRMGLLAFGLGGALGGIAGVLVTPLQPISFDSEVTLIVNGFAAAVFGGLTRPGAALAGGLVLGVAEAMVAGYGKASYQIEVALGLMLAIMIWQAARTPALQEEAV; translated from the coding sequence GTGAGCGCCTTTCTCAGCTACCTGATCAACGGCCTGGCGGTGGGGTGCGGTTTCGCGCTCATCGGCAGCGGCCTGGTGGCCGTCCACCGGGTCACCCGCGTGGTCAACTTCGCCCAGGGCATGTTCGCGGTGGTCGCCGGGCTCAGCGCGGCCTCGTTCCTGAACGCGGGCCTGCCGCACGGCGTGGCGGAGGTCGCGGCGGTGGCGGTCGCGGTGGGGGCCGGGCTCCTGGTGGGGCTGCTGGCGATCGGCCGGCGCGGCACCGATCCGCTGTCCGCACTGATCATCACGCTCGGCATCGGGATCCTCGCCTACGCGGTGGAGGTGATGATCTGGGGCGACCAGCCGCGCTCGTTCCCCGGCCTCGGCGGGGCGTTCACCCTCGCGGGCGCGACCGTGCAGAAGCAGTACCTGCTGGTCATCGGGGTGACCGCGGTGACCTTCACCGCGCTGGGCCTGTTCTTCGGCCGCACCTACGCGGGCAAGGGCCTCACCGCCTGCGCCTCCAACCCCTACGCCGCGCAGGTCATCGGCATCGACGTGCGTCGGATGGGCCTGCTGGCGTTCGGCCTGGGCGGCGCGCTGGGCGGCATCGCCGGGGTGCTGGTGACGCCGTTGCAGCCCATCTCGTTCGACTCCGAGGTGACGCTGATCGTGAACGGTTTCGCGGCGGCCGTCTTCGGCGGCCTGACGCGCCCGGGCGCCGCGCTGGCCGGTGGCCTGGTGCTGGGCGTCGCGGAGGCGATGGTCGCCGGGTACGGCAAGGCGTCCTACCAGATCGAGGTCGCGCTGGGCCTGATGCTCGCCATCATGATCTGGCAGGCCGCCCGTACTCCCGCCCTGCAGGAGGAGGCCGTATGA
- a CDS encoding ABC transporter ATP-binding protein: MIEVEELTVRYGSATALDRVSLRVGAGEMVALVGPNGAGKSTLVDTLSGIVPAASGTVRVGGRFAHVPEGRQLFPDLTVEDNLRLGAWRVRERDTAAVYALLPGLERLRGRRAGTLSGGEQQMVAVGRALMARPEVIAVDELSLGLAPLVIADLARHLRELNAERGTAVLLIEQNARLAFDLCDRAYVLEAGRIVAEGPSAELARSPEVEGAYLGGPIQEAP; the protein is encoded by the coding sequence GTGATCGAGGTCGAGGAGCTGACCGTGCGGTACGGGTCCGCCACCGCGCTGGACCGGGTGTCGCTGCGGGTCGGCGCCGGGGAGATGGTCGCCCTGGTCGGGCCCAACGGGGCCGGGAAGTCCACCCTGGTCGACACCCTGTCGGGCATCGTTCCCGCCGCCTCGGGGACGGTCCGGGTCGGCGGCCGGTTCGCGCACGTCCCCGAGGGCCGGCAGCTCTTCCCGGACCTGACCGTGGAGGACAACCTGCGGCTGGGCGCCTGGCGGGTCCGGGAACGGGACACCGCCGCGGTGTACGCGCTGCTGCCCGGCCTGGAACGGCTGCGCGGCCGGCGCGCCGGGACCCTGTCGGGCGGGGAGCAGCAGATGGTCGCGGTGGGCCGGGCGCTGATGGCCCGCCCGGAGGTGATCGCGGTGGACGAGCTGTCCCTCGGGCTGGCGCCGCTGGTGATCGCCGACCTGGCCCGCCATCTGCGCGAGCTGAACGCCGAGCGGGGGACCGCCGTCCTGCTGATCGAGCAGAACGCCCGGCTGGCCTTCGATCTGTGCGACCGGGCGTACGTGCTGGAGGCCGGGCGGATCGTCGCCGAGGGCCCGTCGGCCGAGCTGGCCCGCAGTCCCGAGGTCGAGGGCGCCTATCTGGGCGGCCCCATCCAGGAGGCCCCGTGA
- a CDS encoding ABC transporter ATP-binding protein, whose protein sequence is MLRTTGLSKHFGGVYAVRDVGLAVGEGELRGIIGPNGAGKSTLFNLIAGHLRPDQGTIDLDGRPLGRLPAHGRAALGIAIVFQAARVFRGMTVRENVMVGAHAGTRAGFWTAALRLPRHSREERLIRDRADAALARVGLTGWAGRPAESLPLGQQRSLQLARALCGGPRLLLLDEPASGLRAAERRALADLIAELHRDGLTIMLVEHDVAMVTRLADRITVLDLGRVIADGTPERVRSDPRVVAAYLGEEARP, encoded by the coding sequence GTGCTCCGGACCACGGGACTCTCCAAGCACTTCGGCGGGGTCTACGCCGTCCGCGACGTCGGCCTGGCCGTCGGCGAGGGTGAGCTGCGCGGCATCATCGGCCCCAACGGCGCGGGCAAGTCCACGCTGTTCAACCTGATCGCCGGGCATCTGCGGCCCGACCAGGGCACGATCGACCTGGACGGGCGCCCGCTGGGCCGGCTGCCCGCGCACGGCCGGGCCGCGCTCGGCATCGCCATCGTCTTCCAGGCCGCACGGGTCTTCCGCGGCATGACCGTACGCGAGAACGTCATGGTGGGCGCGCACGCCGGCACCCGCGCGGGTTTCTGGACCGCCGCACTCCGGCTGCCCCGGCACTCCCGCGAGGAGAGGCTGATCCGGGACCGGGCGGACGCGGCGCTGGCCCGGGTCGGCCTCACCGGCTGGGCCGGCCGGCCCGCCGAGTCGCTGCCGCTGGGCCAGCAGCGCTCGCTGCAGCTGGCCCGCGCGCTGTGCGGCGGTCCCCGGCTGCTGCTGCTCGACGAGCCCGCCTCAGGGCTGCGCGCGGCCGAACGGCGGGCGCTGGCCGACCTCATCGCCGAACTCCACCGGGACGGTCTCACGATCATGCTGGTGGAGCACGACGTGGCGATGGTGACCCGGCTGGCCGACCGGATCACCGTCCTGGACCTGGGCCGCGTGATCGCCGACGGCACCCCCGAGCGGGTCCGGTCCGATCCCAGGGTCGTGGCGGCCTACCTCGGCGAGGAGGCCCGCCCGTGA
- a CDS encoding ABC transporter substrate-binding protein, which produces MGRLLTGRTTPPRAAVRRARRLPRTPLAALASLTLLLPLAAACGDSSGGGSGPIKIGLITSLTGNYAPLGSEDKKAVELAVEQFNAKGGVLGRKVEIVFRDDKTQPDQAVLALNAIKRDVDAVIGPVFSNSALAAEPIAQREKIPYLSLAPATEQVEPIRSYVFVTPALSAMYAERYLQYFRHEKITKIAMAHDSKSGYSVAGHRSTLRLAPKYGVQVVKDEPYETTTGDFSPIFTRIKDSGAQAFLFWGTGAPGVTVAKQYAASGVRIPLMLTASQASSLWLKPVGAAAEGITVQSAIGVVGDHLPPGPQKQVIDQLAVPYKQKHGYGPPQFAQDGYSAALLLFEAIKKAGGTEGEKVQKALETMDLITPNGRFRYSPTDHSGLSPEYISVNTVRNGQFVPTDWAKEQLAKTVSGG; this is translated from the coding sequence GTGGGAAGACTCCTGACCGGCCGTACCACCCCGCCCCGGGCGGCCGTGCGCCGCGCCCGCCGCCTCCCCCGCACGCCCCTGGCCGCGCTGGCCTCCCTGACCCTCCTGCTCCCGCTCGCGGCGGCCTGCGGGGACTCCTCCGGCGGCGGCTCCGGCCCGATCAAGATCGGCCTCATCACCTCGCTGACCGGCAACTACGCCCCGCTGGGCAGCGAGGACAAGAAGGCGGTCGAGCTGGCCGTCGAGCAGTTCAACGCCAAGGGCGGGGTGCTCGGCCGCAAGGTGGAGATCGTCTTCCGGGACGACAAGACCCAGCCCGACCAGGCCGTGCTGGCCCTCAACGCCATCAAACGGGACGTGGACGCGGTGATCGGGCCGGTGTTCTCCAACTCGGCGCTGGCCGCCGAGCCGATCGCCCAGCGCGAGAAGATCCCCTACCTCTCCCTGGCCCCCGCCACCGAGCAGGTCGAGCCGATCCGCTCGTACGTGTTCGTCACCCCCGCGCTGTCGGCGATGTACGCCGAGCGCTACCTCCAGTACTTCCGGCACGAGAAGATCACCAAGATCGCGATGGCGCACGACAGCAAGAGCGGCTACTCGGTCGCCGGGCACAGGTCGACGCTCCGGCTCGCCCCCAAGTACGGGGTCCAGGTGGTCAAGGACGAGCCGTACGAGACCACCACCGGCGACTTCAGCCCCATCTTCACCCGGATCAAGGACTCCGGCGCGCAGGCGTTCCTGTTCTGGGGCACCGGCGCGCCCGGCGTCACCGTCGCCAAGCAGTACGCCGCCTCCGGGGTGAGGATCCCGCTGATGCTCACCGCGTCCCAGGCCAGCTCCCTGTGGCTGAAGCCGGTGGGCGCCGCCGCCGAGGGCATCACGGTGCAGAGCGCGATCGGCGTGGTCGGCGACCATCTCCCGCCCGGGCCGCAGAAGCAGGTCATCGACCAGCTGGCCGTTCCGTACAAGCAGAAGCACGGGTACGGGCCGCCGCAGTTCGCGCAGGACGGCTACAGCGCCGCGCTGCTGCTCTTCGAGGCGATCAAGAAGGCGGGCGGCACCGAGGGCGAGAAGGTCCAGAAGGCGCTGGAGACGATGGACCTGATCACCCCCAACGGCCGGTTCCGCTACTCCCCGACCGACCACTCGGGCCTCTCACCCGAGTACATCTCGGTGAACACCGTGCGGAACGGCCAGTTCGTCCCCACCGACTGGGCCAAGGAGCAGCTGGCCAAGACCGTCTCCGGCGGGTGA
- a CDS encoding acyl-CoA synthetase, with protein MHNEGLGSWPARRARKTPQRPALIHDGRTFTYAELDDRVTRLAHGLRSLGVRRGDRVAYLGANHPSFLETLFAAGALGAVFVPLNTRLAAPEIAYQLADSGTSALVYGPAHADLVAGIRDQVPVRSYVALDGPGTHGGHGAQGAHGYADLLAGGGAEPVDEPVSADDLCMIMYTSGTTGRPKGAMLTHGNITWNAVNVLIDHDLLADEVALVSAPLFHTAGLNMLTLPVLLKGGRCVLVGAFDADATLDLIERHRVSFMFGVPAMFQQVARSPRWEGADLSSLRLLTCGGAPVPPTLIAAYGERGLTFLQGYGMTEASPGVLFLDAGHAVSKAGSAGVQHFFSDVRVVDSSFDDVPPGETGEVVVRGPHVFRGYWGLPRESAAAFTDGWFRSGDAARVDEDGYAYIVDRIKDMIISGGENIYPAEVEHAILTHPDVLECAVIGVPDDKWGEVGRAVVVARPGSDLTADGVLAAVAGRLAPYKIPKSVVFTDRLPRNAAGKLLKRPLRTDHGTA; from the coding sequence ATGCACAACGAGGGACTCGGTTCCTGGCCGGCGCGCCGGGCCCGGAAGACCCCGCAGCGCCCCGCCCTGATCCACGACGGCCGGACGTTCACCTACGCCGAGCTGGACGATCGCGTGACCCGGCTGGCGCACGGCCTGCGCTCGCTCGGGGTGCGGCGCGGCGACCGGGTGGCCTACCTCGGCGCCAACCACCCCTCCTTCCTGGAGACGCTGTTCGCCGCCGGGGCGCTCGGCGCGGTGTTCGTCCCCCTGAACACCCGGCTCGCCGCGCCCGAGATCGCCTACCAGCTCGCCGACTCGGGCACTTCCGCGCTGGTGTACGGCCCGGCGCACGCCGATCTCGTCGCGGGGATCCGCGACCAGGTGCCGGTGCGTTCCTACGTCGCCCTCGACGGCCCCGGCACGCACGGCGGACACGGCGCGCAGGGCGCGCACGGCTACGCGGACCTCCTGGCGGGCGGCGGCGCCGAGCCCGTGGACGAGCCCGTCTCCGCGGACGACCTCTGCATGATCATGTACACGTCGGGGACCACGGGGCGGCCCAAGGGCGCCATGCTCACCCATGGCAACATCACCTGGAACGCGGTCAACGTCCTGATCGACCACGACCTCCTCGCCGACGAGGTCGCCCTGGTCTCGGCCCCGCTGTTCCACACCGCCGGGCTGAACATGCTGACCCTCCCCGTCCTGCTCAAGGGCGGGCGCTGCGTCCTGGTCGGCGCCTTCGACGCCGACGCCACCCTCGACCTGATCGAACGGCACCGGGTGTCGTTCATGTTCGGCGTGCCGGCGATGTTCCAGCAGGTCGCCAGGTCGCCCCGGTGGGAGGGCGCCGACCTGTCGTCGCTGCGCCTGCTCACCTGCGGCGGCGCGCCCGTCCCGCCGACCCTCATCGCCGCCTACGGCGAACGCGGGCTGACCTTCCTCCAGGGCTACGGCATGACCGAGGCCTCCCCCGGCGTGCTCTTCCTGGACGCCGGGCACGCCGTGAGCAAGGCCGGGTCCGCGGGCGTGCAGCACTTCTTCAGCGACGTCCGGGTGGTCGACTCCTCCTTCGACGACGTCCCGCCCGGCGAGACCGGCGAGGTCGTCGTCCGCGGGCCGCACGTCTTCCGCGGCTACTGGGGGCTGCCCCGGGAGAGCGCCGCGGCGTTCACCGACGGCTGGTTCCGCAGCGGCGACGCCGCCCGCGTCGACGAGGACGGCTACGCCTACATCGTCGACCGCATCAAAGACATGATCATCTCGGGCGGGGAGAACATCTATCCGGCCGAGGTGGAGCACGCCATCCTCACCCATCCCGACGTCCTGGAGTGCGCCGTCATCGGCGTGCCCGACGACAAGTGGGGCGAGGTCGGCCGCGCCGTGGTGGTGGCCCGGCCGGGCTCGGACCTGACCGCGGACGGCGTGCTGGCCGCCGTCGCCGGCCGGCTGGCCCCCTACAAGATCCCCAAGTCGGTCGTGTTCACCGACCGGCTCCCCCGCAACGCCGCGGGCAAGCTGCTCAAGCGGCCCCTGCGCACGGACCACGGCACCGCCTGA
- a CDS encoding PaaX family transcriptional regulator C-terminal domain-containing protein gives MGAEPPHRPDPPPRPQTLMLTFLGNYVVRRDIAVFSGSFIEVFGRLGVGEHAIRSTLGRMARRGLLARHRRGRRMYFGLTARSERILLDGEARVWRRGAVNADWDGRWTVLAFSMPESWQRQRHDLRSRLVWAGFGPLGNGIWIAPSRVDVGEVIAPGGQDHGLGGRVKVFHGTAEEPTDVGRMIRDAFDLEALAGGYRAFLERWDRPDPIPGAPDDLARFLWMMTEWLSLVRVDPRLPVEHLPSGWPAFRAQEVLHGLRLRYEVSARAIAEEVIEYVHVGCPAVTPPG, from the coding sequence ATGGGAGCCGAACCGCCGCACCGTCCAGACCCGCCGCCCCGGCCCCAGACGCTGATGCTGACCTTCCTCGGCAACTACGTGGTGAGGCGCGACATCGCCGTGTTCTCCGGCAGCTTCATCGAGGTCTTCGGGCGGCTCGGCGTGGGCGAGCACGCGATCCGTTCCACCCTCGGCCGCATGGCCCGCCGCGGGCTGCTGGCGCGCCACCGGCGGGGCCGGCGGATGTACTTCGGGCTCACCGCGCGCTCGGAGCGGATCCTGCTGGACGGGGAGGCGCGGGTGTGGCGGCGCGGCGCGGTCAACGCCGACTGGGACGGCCGCTGGACGGTGCTGGCGTTCTCGATGCCCGAGTCCTGGCAGCGCCAGCGGCACGACCTGCGGTCCCGCCTGGTGTGGGCCGGGTTCGGGCCGCTGGGCAACGGCATCTGGATCGCCCCCTCGCGGGTCGACGTCGGCGAGGTGATCGCGCCCGGCGGCCAGGACCACGGCCTGGGCGGGCGCGTCAAGGTCTTCCACGGTACTGCCGAGGAGCCGACCGACGTGGGAAGGATGATCCGTGACGCCTTCGACCTGGAGGCGCTGGCGGGCGGGTACCGGGCGTTCCTGGAGCGATGGGACCGGCCCGACCCGATCCCGGGCGCGCCCGACGACCTGGCCCGCTTCCTGTGGATGATGACCGAGTGGCTGAGCCTGGTGCGGGTGGACCCCCGGCTGCCCGTGGAGCACCTGCCCTCCGGGTGGCCGGCGTTCCGGGCCCAGGAGGTGCTGCACGGGCTGCGGCTGCGCTACGAGGTGAGCGCGCGTGCCATCGCCGAGGAGGTCATCGAGTACGTCCACGTGGGCTGTCCCGCCGTCACGCCCCCGGGGTGA
- a CDS encoding serine hydrolase domain-containing protein — MRSRTLAAGAVAAAALLVSAPATAVRADPGPGGPVPSPPPVSTMERSAGFDLLRPSADPVVLRDAPRRLNVTYTHDGRTRTLDQYLAITGTQGFVVLDARTGQDVVFERYSFASRDTRFQSWSMAKSFTSAAIGIALEEGAISSIDDPVTAYLPELRGSGYDGVSLRDLLRMSSGIAWEETTDVPPVHVAASLGAPLPEMARQRVRGWEPGSRFEYTSMNSFVLSWVVSRATGVPYHRYVERRLWQPGGMESTVYLGNDSNGNSMGYCCYYATDRDFARFGLLYLRGGKANGRQVVPESWVKESTRPSAPFNQGYGLHWWLGEDGDFMASGLAGQHIYVSPEHDVVIVKSTLATVLGQDETEAAFRAVAAEVARTRAA, encoded by the coding sequence ATGCGCAGCAGAACCCTCGCCGCCGGTGCCGTCGCCGCCGCGGCGCTCCTGGTCTCCGCGCCCGCCACCGCCGTCCGGGCCGACCCCGGCCCCGGCGGCCCGGTCCCCTCCCCGCCGCCCGTCTCCACCATGGAGCGGTCGGCCGGCTTCGACCTGCTCCGCCCGTCCGCCGACCCCGTCGTGCTGCGGGACGCGCCCCGGAGGCTGAACGTCACCTACACCCACGACGGGCGGACGCGCACGCTGGACCAGTACCTCGCGATCACCGGGACCCAGGGGTTCGTGGTCCTGGACGCCCGGACCGGCCAGGACGTGGTGTTCGAGCGCTACTCGTTCGCCTCCCGCGACACCCGCTTCCAGTCCTGGTCGATGGCCAAGTCCTTCACCTCCGCGGCGATCGGGATCGCGCTGGAGGAGGGCGCGATCTCCTCCATCGACGACCCGGTCACCGCCTACCTGCCGGAGCTGCGCGGCTCGGGCTACGACGGCGTCTCGCTGCGCGACCTGCTGCGCATGTCGTCCGGCATCGCCTGGGAGGAGACCACCGACGTGCCGCCGGTGCACGTGGCGGCCAGCCTGGGCGCGCCGCTTCCCGAGATGGCCCGGCAGCGCGTGCGCGGCTGGGAGCCGGGCAGCCGGTTCGAGTACACCTCCATGAACTCGTTCGTGCTGTCGTGGGTGGTCAGCCGGGCCACCGGCGTCCCCTACCACCGCTACGTCGAGCGGAGGCTGTGGCAGCCGGGCGGCATGGAGTCGACCGTCTACCTGGGCAACGACTCCAACGGCAACAGCATGGGCTACTGCTGCTACTACGCCACCGACCGCGACTTCGCCCGGTTCGGCCTGCTGTACCTGCGGGGCGGCAAGGCCAACGGGCGTCAGGTGGTCCCGGAGTCGTGGGTGAAGGAGTCCACCAGGCCGTCGGCGCCGTTCAACCAGGGATACGGCCTGCACTGGTGGCTCGGCGAGGACGGCGACTTCATGGCCAGCGGCCTGGCCGGGCAGCACATCTACGTCTCACCGGAGCACGACGTGGTCATCGTGAAGTCGACGCTCGCGACCGTCCTCGGCCAGGACGAGACCGAGGCCGCGTTCCGCGCGGTCGCCGCCGAGGTGGCCAGGACCCGCGCGGCCTGA
- a CDS encoding MIP/aquaporin family protein: protein MADRLELPPLAREMLAEFAGTMILILFGVGVVAQVVAGGLGNHDSIAWAWGLGVTLGVYTAARISGGHINPAVTLALAVFRRLPWVKVVPYVVAQFLGAFVAALIVRWNYTEVLAKFDPGHTLKTQFVFSTLPGNGTAPVSMWGGFRDQIIGTAILLFLVMALTDVRNNPPLANLAPVVVGFVVVAIGMAWGTAAGYAINPARDLGPRLAQYITGYEGAWRDQYGDLYFWVPIVGPLIGGVIGAGLYLLLIGSSLSVGKEPPTPSPESKPEYDPRA from the coding sequence ATGGCGGATCGACTGGAACTGCCTCCGCTGGCGCGCGAGATGCTCGCGGAGTTCGCCGGGACGATGATCCTCATCCTGTTCGGGGTCGGTGTGGTGGCGCAGGTCGTCGCCGGGGGGCTGGGCAACCACGACAGCATCGCCTGGGCCTGGGGACTGGGCGTCACGCTGGGCGTGTACACGGCGGCCCGGATCAGCGGCGGCCACATCAACCCGGCGGTGACCCTCGCGCTGGCGGTGTTCCGGCGGCTGCCCTGGGTCAAGGTGGTCCCGTACGTGGTGGCGCAGTTCCTCGGGGCGTTCGTGGCGGCGCTGATCGTGCGGTGGAACTACACCGAGGTCCTGGCCAAGTTCGACCCCGGCCACACGCTCAAGACCCAGTTCGTCTTCTCCACGCTGCCCGGCAACGGCACCGCTCCGGTGAGCATGTGGGGCGGCTTCCGCGACCAGATCATCGGTACCGCGATCCTGCTGTTCCTGGTGATGGCCCTCACCGACGTCCGGAACAACCCGCCGCTGGCCAACCTCGCGCCGGTCGTGGTCGGTTTCGTGGTGGTGGCCATCGGCATGGCGTGGGGCACCGCCGCCGGGTACGCGATCAACCCGGCCCGTGACCTCGGGCCGAGGCTCGCCCAGTACATCACCGGCTACGAGGGGGCCTGGCGAGATCAGTACGGCGATCTCTACTTCTGGGTGCCGATCGTCGGCCCCCTGATCGGCGGCGTCATCGGCGCGGGACTGTACCTGCTCCTCATCGGCAGCAGCCTGAGCGTCGGGAAGGAACCGCCCACCCCCAGCCCGGAGAGCAAGCCCGAATACGACCCCAGGGCCTGA